GGCTAGAGTTGTGAGCCGCGGGAGGTACGGCAAGACTAGGATGATAACGCTCTCGGCTGACCCAAAGGCTGTGAGAGATGCTCTAAGCGAAGACCCTCTGGTTCGCATCTTACTGGGGGCAGAGTGAGGATACTCGGTGTGGATGACGGGCCTTTCCGGAGGGGTGATGGTCACACTGTTCTCGTAGGCGTGCTTCACACCAATTTCATCCCATCGGGTGTTGCCGCGAGAATCGTGAGTGTCGATGGGAAGGAGGCTACCGAGAAGCTTGTGGAGATGGTTAGGGAGGTCGGGCCAGACTTAGTCGTGGTTGATTCGGTGACATGCTGTGGCTTTAACTTCATAGATGGGCATCGCGTTTACCTTTCCACGGGTATCCCCGTTCTCCATGTGTACCTCTACCCTCTCGATATGGATGCTGTAAGGAGGGCGTTGGAGAAGATAAGGTTGCTCGACGAGCGTTTCGAGGTTATACAGTTGCACTGGTCGCGCGCTGTTAGGGTGGAGTGCCGATACGGCCCACTCTGGGTTACTGCGTGGGGACTGCACAACCTGGAGGCGTTGGCGTGCAGCCTCCAGGTGTATTCTAGAGTCCCGCTTGTCATCCAGAACGCGCACCGCGTAGCAAGGTTGATTGTGAGGTGGTTGCGCCGCTCCCCGCTTTAATAATCGGTGGGGTTGCGTGCTACCCCTCCGGGCGGATGTGGCGTGAAGATAGGCGTTGTTGGGCTCCAGGGTGGCGTATACGAGCACGTCTATATGTTTAGGAGGGTTTTCGCCGAGGAGGGCATAAGCGGCGAAGTAGTGGTTGTGAAGAAGCCTGGCGACCTGCAAGGCGTTGACGGTGTTGTGCTGCCGGGTGGCGAGTCTACAACCATACAACGACTCGCGAAGAAGGTTGGCTTGTGGGATGCTCTGCGCGACACCGTGGAGTCTGGCACGCCCGTTATGGGTACGTGTGCTGGCGCGATTCTCCTAGCGAAGAGGGTTGTCGATGCTAAGGTTGGCGCTGCTAGGGTGGAGACTCTGAGTGTCCTGGATGTGACTCTCGTCCGTAATGCCTATGGTAGACAGAGGGAGAGCTTCGAGATAGATATTGAGGTACCGTGGGGCGACAAGCCATTCCGCGCCGTCTTCATCCGCGCACCCGCCATAGTGGAGGTTGGGCCCGGCGTAGAGGTGCTAGCAACCCTGAGTACAGAGAGAGTGCCGCTCATAGTGCCGGATGCGCCGCCGGAGGTCCCGGTTATA
The Pyrolobus fumarii 1A DNA segment above includes these coding regions:
- the pdxT gene encoding pyridoxal 5'-phosphate synthase glutaminase subunit PdxT; translated protein: MKIGVVGLQGGVYEHVYMFRRVFAEEGISGEVVVVKKPGDLQGVDGVVLPGGESTTIQRLAKKVGLWDALRDTVESGTPVMGTCAGAILLAKRVVDAKVGAARVETLSVLDVTLVRNAYGRQRESFEIDIEVPWGDKPFRAVFIRAPAIVEVGPGVEVLATLSTERVPLIVPDAPPEVPVIVRQGGMLATTFHPELSGDTRIHRYFVDIVRGRA
- a CDS encoding DUF99 family protein; protein product: MRILGVDDGPFRRGDGHTVLVGVLHTNFIPSGVAARIVSVDGKEATEKLVEMVREVGPDLVVVDSVTCCGFNFIDGHRVYLSTGIPVLHVYLYPLDMDAVRRALEKIRLLDERFEVIQLHWSRAVRVECRYGPLWVTAWGLHNLEALACSLQVYSRVPLVIQNAHRVARLIVRWLRRSPL